The DNA segment AGAGTGAATATGCCAACATGCAAGTGCTTCAATTAGTAAATGGTCCAAATCAGGTTGATCTAAATGGTGACGGAAAAAAGGATATCGTTTTCTTGTCTTGGCGTGAGAACTACAATGCTCATGGTTTTAGCTTGTTCACGTTTTATATAGACTACCCAAATGACCTTGAGCCAGAGAAGCATTGGCATCTTGTCACCTTTCCGGATGAAAAAGGTCTTCCCCTTAAGAATGGTGTTGCAACCATGGAGGGAGCGGATTGTTTTTTGCAAGATATTCGAGTTCTTCGTTCGGCTTCACAAAAGAAGATGCCCATTGTGCTAATAATGGGAAAGCGAGAGTTTGGTGAATCGTATGCTGATTCAGAATCAGTTGAATTCATTGTATACGATCTAAAGCATAATAAAGAAGGAGGACTCGGGGAACCTACTTTCCACTTTGAACCAAAGAAAACAATAAAAGGGAAGAAGAAATATTGCGATATAAACGCAGCCTTCGCAGAAGAGCTCGGCATCGGTAACTATCAAAAAAAATAAAAGAAGCCGAACAATAACGTCCACACCGGCGCGGAATAATGCTAATTTGATTTTGACATTGGTTGTTACCCGCGCGGGTGACGCATCTCGTTCCCATCCGGCGCTGCGCGCCGAATGGGAATCAGCAGAAAGAGCATACAGAAAACACCTCAGTACATTTTCAAAAAGAAACCATACGGATCTGTGGCAGAGAACAAGAACCACGATTACGACAGACACACTCGGACCGAGCCAGTGATTGTATTTATTGATGATTACTGAATAATGGGGCTATGTTTGGGGCATGAGAAGTGCCCGGTAGGCACGAGATGATGAACCAGAGATCAGGGAGCTTGGCATCGGTGCTTTAATTTGACTGCCGCCTCTGGCATAATGATACATATGAGATGATTTTTGATCTGGACTGCTCTGACGGGCCGGCCTAAAAAATGAGGGAGACATGTTAAAAAAGGCTTTACTTATCTTCTTACTATCTGCGGGTTCCATAACATCAGGGATTTCTATTGCCGAAGGAACAGCCCTGAATCCAAATCCACCGGCTGCGGCAAGCCTGATATTCATCCACCATTCAACAGGTGAAAATTGGCTGTCCGATACCGACGGGGGCCTGGGTATCGCGCTGGCCAATAACAACTACTATGTGAGCGATACCAACTACGGGTGGGGTCCGAACGGCATAGGCGATTATACCGACATAGGAAACTGGTGGAGCTGGTTCAGGGGGCCGGACAGCCAGGCAATACTGGGCGCACTTTATAATGAGAGCGGTCAGAACGCCGCCTATTCACGTCTTTCTGTAAAGCCCGCGGGTGAAAATCAGATCATCATGGTTAAGTCCTGCTTTCCCAATTCCGCACTTCAGGGAAATGCATCTGACATCGTACCGCCGATCGGCAGTAACCCCCTTACTGCTCAGGACAGCAGTTCAGCGTATCATACAATCGCAAACGCAAAGGGCATTTACAACGACCTGCTGAATTATTTTGCTGCGAGGCAGGACAAACTCTTTATCGTTATTACTGCGCCGCCGTTGAGCGACGGCACCTGGGCCAATAATGCCAGGGCGTTTAACCAGTGGCTGGTAAAGGAATGGCTCAAAGACTATCCATATAAGAACGTTGGAGTGTTCGATTTTTACAATGTGTTAACAACCAACGGAGGCAATTCAAACGCCAATGATCTGAGCCTGAACACAGGAAATCACCACCGCTGGACAGGATCTGCACTGGCGCACATCACCGATGGCGACGACGATCTCGAGCCTAACACCAACGAATATCCGAGCGGCGATGACCATCCCAGTATGGCAGGCAATCAGAAGGCGACTGCCGAATTTCTGCCCGTGCTCAATATTTATTACAACTGCTGGAAAGGGACGGGTGGCTGCCCCAATGACGGGCAGGCCGGCCGGATTCGGCCTGACATCAAGGCAAACGGCTCAGATGGGCCCCTCACGGTCAGTTCAGATAACCCGCTTCAGCTTTCTATCGATCTTGCCCCCGGAGAAGGTAACGGAACAAACGCCGACTGGTGGGGTTATGCGGAGACGCCGTTTGGATTATACTATTTTTCCCTGCCGAATTTGTGGAGCCCCATCGGCAGCCTGAGCGGCATGCCGGCTGCGTATCAGTATGCCTTATTTGGCCTCCCTACGGTTTTTCTTGACTGCCAGTCCGGATTGCCGGCCGGCAGATACACTGTTTACTTCGGGATAGACACCACTATGAACGGACAGGCAGAAACCTCCCTGTCTTATGTTGACAGTGTCCAGGTAAATATAACGCAGTAGCTGGAGCAGCCGGGACGCTATTGATGAGGCAGTAAGCCGAACGTATGACAGCAAGAAACCACTCAGGTCTTGCTTCTTGCCGCAGCTTGAGACCTGGGTTTCCAACCAGGCTCAACGCTACAGCATCAGGCAGGACATTGATATGAGCCCCATGCTGATACAAGCCGTCGTATGGATGGTGATGGCGCTGATATTGTATACCTGGGCGGTCTTCAGCGGACGCCGCCAGGGCCTTCACCGCAAGCACCTGATCATTTTCGGCGCAGGCCTGCTCTGTGACTTTTTGGGAACATCCCAAATGAACCAGATCTCAATTGCATACGGCAAACCGCCTGTATGGCACACGATACTAGGGATCGCTTCCCTGTCCGGGATGGCATTCCATTTCCTTCTGGCCCTGATAGCCTCCGGCACAAAACGGGCTGAAGCCGCCAATCTGGTATTCCACCGCGTCAGTATTTCAATTTACGGATGCTGGCTGCTCGCTTTTATCGGAGGCGCTGTCGCGGGGATGATGAGAATGAAAATGATCTCCTGAAGCTGCGGGATCGCATTTCATGACCTGATTACATCCGGACAAAATTTATGGATAATAGTATCACTATGTTCAGAAAAGGCGACCTGCTCCGTTTGATCGATGAAGTGTCCTTGCGTGCCCTTGCCTCGGGTGCCCTGCTTCCGATCAGCACCGCGTCGGAGTATATCGAAGACAATGGCGTCCGTTTCGTGGTGCGCATCCTCTCAAACCTTGTATGCAAGGACGAAGACCGGCTGAAGAGGGCACAGGAAAAGAAGGGAGACCCTTTCCTGCCTTATGAAATAGACCTTTTCGTGGCTGACCTCAGCCTAACGCATCTGGCGCTTTTGAACAAGTTCAATGTCATGGAACGGCATCTGCTGGTCGTGACGCGGGAGTTCGAGGAGCAGGAGAACCTTCTCAGCCCTGCAGATTTCGAGGCCCTCTGGAGCTGTATGGAAGAATACGATGCCGTAGGCTTTTATAACGGCGGAGAGGCCGCAGGCGCAAGCCAGGCCCATAAGCATCTGCAGATCGTTCCTCTGCCGCTCGCTAACCAGGGGCCCTCAATACCGATCCAGCCGCTGGTTGATGAGATAGAGGAGATCGGCAGAATAAAGCGGCTTAGCAGTTTTGTGCTCCAGCACTCTTTCGCCCGTTTTAAGCTGGACAGCAGCGGGTTTCCGCTTTCCCCTGTTTCCCAGAGTCTTGGCTTATATAAGGATATGCTTGCAGAACTCGGCATGTCGGTCCCGCGCGAAGGAGAAGCAGTAAAACAGTCCGGGCCTTACTGTCTGCTCGTTACGCGGCAATGGATGCTTCTGGTGCCCAGATCAAAGGAATTCTATCACGACATCTCGGTCAATTCCCTCGGTTTTGCAGGCTGTCTGCTTGTGAGGAAGCCGGAGCACCTGGAACTCCTCAGAAAAGAGACCGGGCCGTTCTCTCTTCTGAGAGAGGTTTCTCTTCCGCTATGAATAGGATACTGTTTTTGTCGGTTTTCGCATTTCTCTGTCTCATGCCGACCTTTGCCCATGCTGACTCTGTTCCGACTTTTTCTGATCAGGACCTGGAGCGGTATCGGAAAAGATCGGATATATCAAGCCCTTCTGCAGAGACCCCGGGCAGGCCCGCCTCAGGCGAGAGATCTTCTTCGCCCAAAGAGGGGGCGAGGAAACCGCTGAAACATGAGGTGACCTATACTGCCTTTGAAGGCGGTTCGCGCCGCGTGATCATACCGGTCCAGTTGAATGGCTCAGTCACTGCCAGGATGGTCCTGGATACCGGCGCTCCCGGC comes from the Nitrospirota bacterium genome and includes:
- a CDS encoding phosphorylase — protein: MFRKGDLLRLIDEVSLRALASGALLPISTASEYIEDNGVRFVVRILSNLVCKDEDRLKRAQEKKGDPFLPYEIDLFVADLSLTHLALLNKFNVMERHLLVVTREFEEQENLLSPADFEALWSCMEEYDAVGFYNGGEAAGASQAHKHLQIVPLPLANQGPSIPIQPLVDEIEEIGRIKRLSSFVLQHSFARFKLDSSGFPLSPVSQSLGLYKDMLAELGMSVPREGEAVKQSGPYCLLVTRQWMLLVPRSKEFYHDISVNSLGFAGCLLVRKPEHLELLRKETGPFSLLREVSLPL
- a CDS encoding TIGR03987 family protein, with product MLIQAVVWMVMALILYTWAVFSGRRQGLHRKHLIIFGAGLLCDFLGTSQMNQISIAYGKPPVWHTILGIASLSGMAFHFLLALIASGTKRAEAANLVFHRVSISIYGCWLLAFIGGAVAGMMRMKMIS